The Ovis aries strain OAR_USU_Benz2616 breed Rambouillet chromosome 11, ARS-UI_Ramb_v3.0, whole genome shotgun sequence genome window below encodes:
- the TEFM gene encoding transcription elongation factor, mitochondrial codes for MNVPSLLLAGGRWRCFPLPLGSSLFQALHNSCCRKESTAPEKIIPHVDFSDETAKESGKTFDKLFSSEQQASILHVLNTASNKELEAFKLLRGKKSLNIIEHRKKFGPFQNLESLMNVPLFHYKITIQVCNSILNPETGGKKKKLQESRILRKLIKPEIGRERVKAVNSIVSIVSGTRRLAWAHLDRKLAVLDWQQTEYCQLMKGSYLSSVYLEEISSIISKMPKADLYVLEKTGPSFQNPSLFPVLLHFHMAEAMLYALLNVTFAQDGRHQVLSMNRSAVGKHFELMIGDIRTSGKEVVKQLLSESVLKDEPRVFFPPEKIVRYRQMFSSTEHNRVEELYDSLLQAIAFYELAVFNTES; via the exons ATGAACGTCCCTAGTCTCCTCTTGGCGGGAG ggAGATGGAGATGTTTTCCACTTCCATTAGGGTCCTCCTTATTCCAGGCCCTACATAATTCCTGCTGTCGGAAAGAATCCACTGCACCAGAGAAAATCATTCCCCATGTTGATTTTTCTGATGAGACTGCAAAGGAGTCTGGAAAGACATTTGACAAGCTCTTTTCTTCAGAACAGCAGGCTTCCATCTTGCATGTGTTGAATACAGCATCTAATAAAGAACTTGAAGCTTTCAAATTGCTTCGTGGAAAAAAGTCCCTCAATATTATAGAACACAGAAAAAAGTTTGGACCATTTCAGAATTTGGAGAGTTTAATGAATGTGCCCTTGTTCCACTATAAAATCACCATTCAAGTTTGTAACTCCATTCTTAATCCAGagactggagggaaaaaaaagaagctacaGGAAAGTCGGATCTTGAGAAAGCTCATCAAACCAGAAATAGGAAGAGAGAGAGTTAAG GCAGTTAATAGTATAGTATCCATTGTTTCTGGTACTCGAAGACTTGCCTGGGCTCACCTCGATCGTAAATTGGCAGTGCTGGACTGGCAGCAAACCGAATATTGCCAATTGATGAAAGGATCATACCTATCATCTGTCTATTTAGAAGAG ATTTCTTCAATCATTTCAAAGATGCCTAAAGCTGACCTCTATGTTCTGGAAAAAACAGGACCTTCATTCCAGAACCCGTCTCTGTTTCCTGTGCTGCTCCATTTTCACATGGCAGAAGCCATGCTGTACGCCTTACTGAACGTGACCTTTGCCCAGGATGGTCGTCACCAGGTGCTGAGCATGAATCGCAGTGCAGTGGGGAAGCATTTTGAGCTGATGATTGGGGACATACGGACTAGTGGGAAAGAGGTGGTGAAGCAGCTCCTCTCAGAGTCTGTACTGAAAGATGAGCCTCGGGTATTCTTCCCCCCAGAGAAGATAGTCCGCTACAGACAGATGTTTTCATCTACTGAACACAACAGAGTGGAGGAGTTATATGATTCATTATTACAAGCTATTGCCTTCTATGAACTGGCTGTTTTTAATACTGAATCTTAA